From Vigna unguiculata cultivar IT97K-499-35 chromosome 5, ASM411807v1, whole genome shotgun sequence, the proteins below share one genomic window:
- the LOC114186272 gene encoding UDP-glucose flavonoid 3-O-glucosyltransferase 7-like yields the protein MTAVIFSFWLQVHNRDIYDRAASSSFPFKPPQLQSATARPHQISLVQLSRLVASRGQHVTIVTTPGNAELFQKTIDDDIAFDHHICVHLIKFPNTRVGLPEAVENMVSATMSTTVAKIHMAAHFIQPQIEVVLKESHPNVFIPDILFTWSKDLSKTLQIQRLVFNPISIFDVCMIQAIKPPPPEAFLFDSAPYQIPNLPHPLTLPVKPSLGFAALGFRSAHRVSSQR from the exons ATGACAGCGGTTATTTTCAGCTTTTGGCTTCAGGTCCACAACCGAGACATATACGACCGAG CAGCCTCTTCTTCTTTCCCCTTCAAACCACCACAACTTCAATCTGCCACCGCACGCCCCCATCAAATCTCACTGGTTCAGCTCTCACGTTTGGTCGCCTCACGTGGACAGCACGTAACAATCGTCACCACTCCCGGCAACGCCGAACTCTTTCAGAAAACCATCGACGATGACATAGCCTTCGACCACCACATTTGCGTCCACCTCATCAAATTCCCCAACACCCGTGTGGGTCTACCGGAAGCTGTGGAAAATATGGTTTCAGCCACCATGAGCACCACCGTCGCAAAAATCCACATGGCAGCGCACTTCATCCAGCCTCAGATCGAAGTTGTCCTGAAAGAGTCTCATCCCAATGTCTTCATCCCTGACATCCTCTTCACCTGGAGCAAGGACTTGTCCAAAACTCTTCAAATCCAGAGGCTCGTCTTCAACCCTATATCCATCTTCGACGTGTGCATGATCCAGGCCATTAAACCCCCCCCTCCCGAAGCCTTTCTCTTCGATTCTGCGCCGTACCAGATCCCCAATCTCCCTCACCCTCTCACTCTCCCGGTGAAACCCTCGCTGGGTTTCGCAGCACTAGGGTTTCGCAGCGCTCACAGAGTCTCTTCTCAAAGATGA